A region of Flavobacterium indicum GPTSA100-9 = DSM 17447 DNA encodes the following proteins:
- a CDS encoding dicarboxylate/amino acid:cation symporter — MVKNNKLFILIIISLILGIGLGAIVHYQFPDSIDAFSKNIKLLGTIFIRLVQMIIAPLVFSTLVVGIAKMGDMKMVGRVGGKAMAWFISASLVSLLLGMVLVNFFAPGKGTNIKLDVNDSAKELVEKTHDFSLEEFVKHVIPKSLFEAFATNEILQIVIFSILFGVALAAFSKKEAKPIIKLLDTTAHVVLKMVSYIMWTAPLGVLGAVASAIAKHGFEVFTLYAKYLGAFFIGIFVLWLLLLAVGYLILGKRLFTLLQRIKSPLLIAFSTTSSEAVFPKMVEELERFGCQPKIVSFTLPLGYSFNLDGSMMYMTFASIFIAQVYGIDMPIGEQLTMLLVLMLTSKGVAGVPRASLIVVVATCAMFGIPPEGIALILPIDHFCDMARSMTNVLGNALATSAIDKWESKPEHHEA; from the coding sequence ATCGTGAAAAATAATAAACTATTTATATTAATTATCATTTCGTTGATATTGGGTATTGGACTCGGAGCCATTGTTCATTATCAATTTCCAGATTCAATAGATGCCTTTTCTAAAAACATAAAATTACTTGGAACTATTTTCATTCGATTAGTTCAAATGATAATCGCACCTTTAGTGTTTTCAACTTTAGTTGTTGGAATTGCTAAAATGGGCGATATGAAAATGGTAGGAAGAGTGGGTGGAAAAGCCATGGCTTGGTTCATCTCAGCTTCGTTAGTTTCTTTATTATTAGGAATGGTTTTGGTTAACTTTTTTGCTCCAGGAAAAGGAACCAACATCAAACTAGATGTGAATGATTCTGCGAAAGAATTAGTAGAAAAAACCCATGATTTTTCATTAGAAGAATTTGTAAAGCATGTAATTCCAAAAAGTTTATTTGAGGCTTTTGCAACTAATGAAATATTACAAATTGTAATTTTCTCTATTTTATTTGGAGTAGCTTTGGCTGCTTTCAGTAAAAAAGAAGCAAAACCAATCATCAAATTATTAGACACCACGGCTCATGTAGTTTTAAAAATGGTTTCTTATATTATGTGGACAGCACCATTAGGTGTTTTAGGAGCTGTAGCCAGTGCTATTGCTAAACACGGATTTGAAGTATTTACTTTATATGCTAAATATTTGGGAGCGTTTTTTATTGGAATATTTGTACTCTGGTTATTGCTATTAGCTGTAGGATATTTAATTTTAGGCAAACGCTTATTTACTTTATTGCAACGCATAAAAAGCCCATTATTAATTGCTTTCTCTACTACAAGTTCTGAAGCAGTTTTCCCTAAAATGGTAGAAGAATTAGAACGCTTTGGTTGTCAGCCTAAAATTGTTTCGTTTACTTTACCTCTTGGTTATTCATTCAACCTGGATGGCAGTATGATGTACATGACGTTTGCCAGTATTTTTATTGCTCAAGTATATGGAATTGACATGCCAATAGGGGAACAATTAACGATGTTATTAGTTTTAATGTTAACTAGTAAAGGCGTAGCAGGTGTTCCAAGAGCTTCTTTGATAGTTGTAGTTGCTACTTGCGCTATGTTTGGAATTCCACCAGAAGGCATCGCGTTAATTTTACCTATTGACCATTTTTGTGATATGGCCAGAAGTATGACAAATGTACTTGGAAATGCATTAGCTACTAGTGCTATTGACAAATGGGAATCTAAACCAGAACATCATGAAGCTTAA
- a CDS encoding DedA family protein, producing MKLNFNIFNDLKPNFFVQTAEAEEKFRWTQLFNPEFYITLEYGGVPIGIYMVLFIVFAETGLFAGFFLPGDSLLFLSGIYAEKLAAPLRFIPDNYSDVTVVALAISLAAIIGNIFGYWFGATSGRGLYNKEDGLLFKKKYLYQSQEFFEKHGGKAIVFARFLPIVRTFVPIIAGIVHMQKSKFMLYNVISSLLWSFSLVFAGHYLYALFLDRFAIDLKHHIETIILLLIGITTFPLVMKAFKSRKKDNDQESTEVN from the coding sequence ATGAAGCTTAATTTTAACATATTTAACGATTTAAAACCAAACTTTTTTGTTCAAACTGCTGAAGCTGAAGAAAAATTCAGATGGACACAATTGTTTAATCCCGAATTCTATATAACGTTAGAATACGGTGGTGTTCCCATTGGTATTTATATGGTATTATTTATCGTTTTTGCTGAAACGGGATTATTCGCTGGTTTCTTTTTACCTGGCGATAGTTTACTTTTTCTCTCGGGAATCTATGCCGAAAAATTAGCCGCACCATTACGATTCATTCCGGATAATTATTCTGATGTTACGGTGGTAGCGTTAGCTATTTCGTTAGCCGCAATTATTGGAAATATATTTGGCTATTGGTTTGGTGCCACTAGCGGAAGAGGTTTGTACAACAAGGAAGATGGATTATTATTTAAAAAGAAATATTTATACCAATCACAAGAGTTTTTTGAGAAACACGGCGGAAAAGCTATTGTTTTTGCTCGCTTTTTACCAATCGTTAGAACATTTGTCCCAATTATTGCAGGTATCGTTCACATGCAAAAGAGCAAATTCATGCTTTATAATGTTATCAGTTCCTTATTATGGTCGTTTTCATTAGTTTTTGCGGGGCATTACTTATATGCACTTTTTTTAGATCGTTTTGCTATAGATTTAAAACATCATATCGAAACTATCATTCTCTTATTAATTGGAATTACTACGTTCCCCTTAGTAATGAAAGCTTTCAAATCGAGAAAAAAAGATAACGATCAAGAATCAACAGAAGTAAATTAA
- a CDS encoding NAD(P)/FAD-dependent oxidoreductase — protein sequence MQLSYWELKSWFSNVDFTIVGSGIVGIHTALRLREKFPTAKILILEKGVLPQGASTKNAGFACFGSISEIIDDLKTHSEEEVIQLISKRYQGLNLLRKNLGDTSIDYKPFGGYEVFLKEDESFYNECLQRISFINDIVKPLFKTDVFSKEIDRFEFGNTFEYLIFNPFEGQIDTGKMMQALLKKAHQNDIFILNHQTVSSYTELTNEVEVETNDCSFKTKKLLFATNGFASQLTNQQVVPARAQVLITKPIENLDIKGTFHLDKGYYYFRNIDNRILFGGGRNLDFEGETTTELDTTELIQNRLEELLKTVILPNTSYEIEHRWSGIMGVGNHKKPIVEQLSNHVYCGVRMGGMGVAIGSLIGQELADLV from the coding sequence ATGCAATTAAGTTATTGGGAATTAAAAAGCTGGTTTTCTAATGTCGACTTTACTATTGTTGGTAGTGGTATTGTAGGTATCCATACTGCGCTTCGTTTACGTGAAAAATTTCCAACAGCAAAAATATTAATTCTTGAAAAAGGAGTTTTACCACAAGGTGCCAGTACCAAAAATGCAGGTTTTGCCTGTTTTGGAAGTATTTCTGAAATCATAGATGATTTAAAAACGCATTCCGAAGAAGAAGTAATTCAATTGATTTCAAAAAGGTATCAAGGATTAAATTTGTTACGCAAAAATTTAGGTGACACTAGTATAGATTACAAACCCTTTGGGGGTTATGAAGTATTTTTAAAAGAAGATGAATCATTTTACAACGAATGTTTACAACGTATTTCTTTTATCAATGATATTGTAAAGCCCTTATTTAAAACCGATGTTTTTTCTAAAGAAATAGACCGTTTTGAATTTGGAAACACCTTTGAATATTTAATTTTCAATCCTTTTGAAGGACAAATTGATACGGGTAAAATGATGCAAGCATTATTAAAAAAAGCCCATCAGAATGATATTTTTATTTTGAACCATCAAACAGTTTCAAGTTATACCGAATTAACTAATGAAGTTGAAGTTGAAACCAATGATTGCTCCTTCAAAACTAAAAAACTCTTATTTGCAACTAATGGATTTGCTAGTCAATTAACAAACCAGCAAGTTGTCCCTGCGAGAGCACAAGTTTTAATCACTAAACCTATAGAAAATCTAGACATTAAAGGTACATTTCATTTAGATAAAGGTTATTATTATTTTAGGAATATTGACAATAGAATTTTATTTGGAGGTGGACGTAACCTTGACTTTGAAGGTGAAACCACGACAGAATTAGATACTACAGAATTAATTCAGAACCGTTTGGAAGAATTATTAAAAACAGTAATTTTGCCAAATACTTCTTATGAAATTGAACACCGATGGAGTGGTATTATGGGTGTTGGAAATCACAAAAAACCTATTGTAGAACAACTTTCCAATCATGTTTATTGTGGTGTTCGAATGGGAGGCATGGGCGTAGCAATAGGCAGTTTAATAGGACAAGAATTAGCAGATTTAGTTTAA